The sequence below is a genomic window from Candidatus Cloacimonadota bacterium.
GGCAATTCAGTGCGTTGCCCCGTCTTTTAAGGCGGGGTTTCAGTGTTATTCCCATCATTTTATGAGTTATATTTTCAGGTTTATGGAAATATATTTCTTTTTCTTTCATCTTATCTTTAGTTCGGGTATTTGATGAATAGCCCCGTCTTTTAAGGCGGGGATAGCTTGCAATTAAACTAAATTCGGGCTTTAGCCCACCATATTTATTCATTCCTAAGTCCTATTTTTTCCAGAAATAAATTATATTCTTCTTGAAAAGATTTCACTCGATGATGTTCTTCCTGATTCTTTATATATTCTCTCGTTCTATCCAGCGCTGAAGGGCTTACAGAAATTGCAATATACTCTTCCTGCCAGCTGAATTCGGGCTTTAGCCCAAAACAACAACTCATTCTTTATCCACCAATATAAATTTTCAGTTTATTTTCCAATTTTTTGATCTTATCTTTCAACTCCTTAATTCTGATTTCCCTATCGATAAAAAGTTGATTGAATCTTTGCAGCTCTTCATTTTTTACTTTTAATTCCCTGGTTCTCTGTTCTACCATTTCCTCCAGATTTTCCTGATATTCTTGCAATTCTTTTTCATACTTTTTCAATTTCGTAATATCCATAACAGTTGAAACCATTGTATTCTGTTCAAAGAGTGGAATGTTCACTGAGTTAATAAAGCCATGAGATTCATCTTTTCTGGTTATTTCTAAATTTTCCCAATGCATTCTGGATGCATCTCCACTGTTTATATCATCCATCACTTTATTTTGTAATTCTTCCCTGTATTTTTTATCTGGGTATACTTTTTTGAAAAATTTAGCAATATCTTGTAATTCTGCTTCCGGCCATCCATAAATTTCTTCAAACTTCTTGTTTATATAGGTTGCAGTTCCTTCATCGATCTTATTCAAAGCAACACCGATAGGTAAATTATCCAGAATAGTTTGAATAAATTCATTTCTCTCTTCAATTTCAATTTTGTATTTCTTTTCTTTTGTAATATCCTGGAAAGTACCATGAAGTTTAACTACTTTTCCATCTTTTATTACAGGTTCACATTTTGTATGTGTAAAAAGCTCATTACCTTTTGCACTTATAAAGCGTAATTCCAGATCGTAAGGTTCTCCCTTTTCCATTGCTTTCTTCAAAGCATTTTGCAGGATCGGCCTAGCATCGGGATGAAAGAAATTGATCGCATCTTGCAGGGGTGGTTCCTGATCTATGGGAACTTCATGGATGCGGTAAGTTTCTTCCGACCAGGTAACTTTTTGGGTTTTCACATCCAGTTCCCAGCCGCCAATTCTGGCCATTCTGCCAGTAGCGTTCAAAAGTCTTTCATTTTCTATTAATTTATTTTCGATAATTTTATTTTCTGTTACATCACGGGCAATTGCATAAGTTAAGCCCTGTTCAATAATTGGACGAGAAACCCAATCCAGATAACGATAAGACCCGTCTTTACATAAATATCGATTTGTGAAATTTATAACAACTTCATTTTTCTTCAGCTTTTCTTCGATAATATCGATAGTTGGCTGAATATCATCGGGATGAACGAATTCCAGGAAAGATTTTCCCAGAAGTTCATCTTCCGAAAATCCTAATGTTTTGGTAAAGGCTGGATTTACTTGAATGAAACTTGCCGTATTTATATCAGCCACACAAATCAGATCAGGAGAGACATCCCAGATAGTTTTCAACTCTTCCGTAGCTTCCTTTTGCTCGGTAATATCAGTAGCTATTCCGCAAAGAGCATAAATTTTATTTTCTTCGTTATAAAGCGGAAATTTGGTAGATAACATAACATGTAATCCATCCGCAAACATTACCCTTTCTTCCATTATCAACGATTCTTTTTTTTCGATTACGGTCAGATCATTTTTTCTGTAAATATCAGCACGTTCTTTGGAAAATAGATCATGATCGATTAAGCCTTGAATTTTAGAGTTGGAGATATTATGTAATTCTTCGAACATTTTGTTAATATACAAATACTTTCCATTTTTGTCTTTTATGAACACAACTGCATTTGCATTATCAAGAATCTCATGATATTTCTTTTCATTTGCCAGAATTTCAGCATTTTTCCAATTGATCTCGGTTACATCTATTCCAGATGAAAGCAAATATTCTGTTTCACCTTTTTCGTTTTTGATGTATGTATTATACCACGAAATCGTTCTGTGTTTTCCAGATTTTGTAACCACTTCATTTTCGTAATGTTCTACTCCTTCCATTTCGCCTGAAAAAACTTTTTTGAAAACGCCTTTAATTTCTTGGTTGATATCTTTGGGAATGCAGGTATCGAACCAGTTTTTGCCTACTATTTCATCCGCTGTGTAACCAAGTATTTCCAATCCTTTGTTATTCAGGACCAGAATATCCCCATTGGGATCTAACGCAACAAAAATACTTCCAGCCATCTGCAGGTATTTCTCTGAGAGCTCTTTTGTTGCCATCAGTTCTTTCTTTGCCAATTCCCTTTCTGTAACATCACTTAGAGCTACTGCAAAAAGATTCTTGGCTGGACAATATGCTTTTACATCCCAGTATTTATTCAGATATTCAGAATGGTCGGTAACAGAAACCGATTCACCAGTTAGAGCAACCTTTCCATAAAGTTTTATCCACTTCTCTTCCAGATTGGGAAGTACTTCTTTTCCCCTTTTACCTTTGATGTCTTTAAGTTTCAGTTTGGTCAGTTTTTCATAAGCAGAATTTGCATCCAGGAAAATAAAATCGATGGGATTTCCTTTCTTATCCACAATTATTTCGTGCAGTGCAATACCTGTATTTGTTTTCTCGTAGAGCAATTTGAAAATTTCTTCTTTTTTAATTTTACTCATGATCCTTCCCTTCATCATCATCAGGTTTAATGGTACCGAATATTTTTTCTTCTAAATTTTTTATCTTATCACGCAATTGTTTGATCCTGAACTCTCTATTAACAAAGATTCTGTTGAATTTTTCCAGCTCAGCATTCTGTTCAGAAAGTAAAGCATTCTTCTGCTCCAATTCCATAGTTGCTTCTTTTACCATTAGAGCCAGATCACTCTGATATTTTTCCAGTTCGTGTTGTGCTTTTTTCTTTTCGGTAATATCTCTCCATACTGTATAAATGATATCTTTTTCTTTTTCTTTTAGAAATGTAAGTGCTATATCTACCCAAACCCTATTCCTGTCGGAATTGAGATGTACCCATTCAAATCTGGCATATCCTTTTTTGTGAGCCTCGGCTATTAATCGTTTTGCTTTGGTTTCGCTTTTTTCACCATCTGGTTGAAATAGTGGAGACAACTGCCAGGGATTTTTGCCAATGATATCTTTTTTTGATTTGAATTTCAGGAATTTTACAGTTGTATCATTACAATCGATAAATTCGTTATCTTCGATTATAAGGCTGGGATCGGTTGATTTTTCGAAAAGAACTCGATATTTTTCTTCGCTTTCTTGCAAAGCTTGGGTTGCCAGTTTCTCCTTAGTTATATCTCGCACCGTCGCCAAAAGAATATTTTTGTCTTTCAGATTTACTTTATTCAAAAGAACGGTGGCAAAAAAATCTCTTCCATCTCTTTTACGATGAATCCATTCAAAATAATTCACTCCTTCTTTTACAGCAATATCAATCATCTTTTTTGCTTTTTCAATTGAAGATTGACCATCTGGCTGCTTAGGAGGTGAAATCTGCCAGGGAGCTAACTTCATTAATTCTTCCAAATTTTTCAATTTGAATAAATCCACTAGAGCCTGATTTCCTGAAGTGAATTTCCAGTCGGGAGGTTCTAAAGTCATATTGGCATCTTTAGAAGATTCAAACATAGCCCGGAAACGCTCTTCGCTTTCTCGCAGTTTTTCTGTAGCTTTTCTGCGTTCTGTAATGTCAGTGGAAGTACCCTG
It includes:
- a CDS encoding PAS domain S-box protein, with product MSKIKKEEIFKLLYEKTNTGIALHEIIVDKKGNPIDFIFLDANSAYEKLTKLKLKDIKGKRGKEVLPNLEEKWIKLYGKVALTGESVSVTDHSEYLNKYWDVKAYCPAKNLFAVALSDVTERELAKKELMATKELSEKYLQMAGSIFVALDPNGDILVLNNKGLEILGYTADEIVGKNWFDTCIPKDINQEIKGVFKKVFSGEMEGVEHYENEVVTKSGKHRTISWYNTYIKNEKGETEYLLSSGIDVTEINWKNAEILANEKKYHEILDNANAVVFIKDKNGKYLYINKMFEELHNISNSKIQGLIDHDLFSKERADIYRKNDLTVIEKKESLIMEERVMFADGLHVMLSTKFPLYNEENKIYALCGIATDITEQKEATEELKTIWDVSPDLICVADINTASFIQVNPAFTKTLGFSEDELLGKSFLEFVHPDDIQPTIDIIEEKLKKNEVVINFTNRYLCKDGSYRYLDWVSRPIIEQGLTYAIARDVTENKIIENKLIENERLLNATGRMARIGGWELDVKTQKVTWSEETYRIHEVPIDQEPPLQDAINFFHPDARPILQNALKKAMEKGEPYDLELRFISAKGNELFTHTKCEPVIKDGKVVKLHGTFQDITKEKKYKIEIEERNEFIQTILDNLPIGVALNKIDEGTATYINKKFEEIYGWPEAELQDIAKFFKKVYPDKKYREELQNKVMDDINSGDASRMHWENLEITRKDESHGFINSVNIPLFEQNTMVSTVMDITKLKKYEKELQEYQENLEEMVEQRTRELKVKNEELQRFNQLFIDREIRIKELKDKIKKLENKLKIYIGG